GTTGGCACATACCTTTTCAAATTTGGAAGTTTTTATTGCCTCTTTCCATTCTTATGGTTTTACCGGATTGGTTCTTATCCGAAGTATTAGGTGTTTTGGTATTTCCTGAAGACGGATTTCCGAAAATAGGAACTGTCGCCGGTTATATGGCAGGACTTTGGGTGATTCCCCTCTTTATATTAGTATATACCGGAATCAAATTGGAAGAAAAGTCCGTTTCCATACTAGGAACCTGCTTATGGGTGGCATTTTTATCTTTAGCTATTTTTGGTGCATCGGAAGCAACTATGTGGATTCTATCTTCCTGGTATGCTCAAAATGTAAAGATGATCGGCCATGTAGCATTGTATGTGCTTGTTCCTGAAATGATCTTGGGTGTGGTAAGCTATCTGGCATACCAGGGATTTTCCGGAGGACCGTATATCATCCAAATAGGTATGGCGGCTTTGATTATGATTCAATATACAGGTAGTCTTGCCATTTCCTATTTGGTGATAGAAAAAATCTTTTGAAGAAGATATTCTTATCTTCCCTAACGGTTTTTCTTCTATTAGCGATCATTCTCTTTTTTCCCTGGCTTGCGGAAGAAAGAATCATGAACGAAAAAAAAATTTTGCGTTGAAGATGGCGGAACATTTTAAGGGAAAGAAACAACCTTAGAAATGCTTGCTTCCAGAACTTAAAATTGAACTCTAGAGGGATGAATTCGTTTTTTCGTCGTGCTGCGGTATTTTTTTTGGTTTCCGCCGCAAGCCTTCTCCTCGTCGAATTTGCACTTCGATTTTTCAACCCTCCCGCCCTACAGTATTATAGAGATGTAAAGTTATTACACGCCTACCATCCGGATTATGGAGTGAGTTTACAGCCGAATGAAAGCAGATTTGTCCGGCATTATTCAGGAGCCTGGGAAGGCAGATTCACTACAAACTCTCTGGGACAAAGAGGCAAAAAAGAACCCGATCCCAATGCTTCGAAACTTCTTTGTTTGGGAGACAGTATGGTCATGGGATTCGGAGTCTCCGATGAAGATACGTTTTGTTCCCAATTGGACGAATTGGAACTCTCCGGCGAAAAATACCAAGCGCTCAATATAGGTGTGGATGCTTACGGTTCGCTGGGAGCGGCAAAACGTTTGGAAGACATGACAAACCAATTAACAAATGTTAAAGAAGTCTTATTTTTCATTTCACCGAATGATTTCACCATGCCGGAAGTATTACGCAACCAGGGAATTCTTCCCGATGATGAAACGGATGCACTTCATGAAAACGATTTGGTTTGGAAAAGAAATTTCCACATCCAATTCGAAGCTACCCGAATCTCGTTTTTTCTCCAAGCATTGAAGTTGGGATACGAACAAACCAAAGTCCAGATCGCTATTTCCCAAACATCCGCCCGAACGGAAATCCAATCCTTATTCACAAATCCTCTCCAATATATAAAAGAATCCTTTTCCAGAACTCCCAAAAAACCGATCTGCGACCTGACAAAATCGGAGACCGAAAATCAAATCTGTCCGGAGCCAAGTCTTGCAAGTGAATTTCCGTGCACGGACAAACCCTCTCCTCCCGAATCATTACCCCCTCTACCGAATGTCACTATTGCTGCTTACGAAAGGATGATTGCACTGAGCAAAGCCAAAAATTTCAAACTAACACCTGTTTTTCTACCAATGCAAATGGAAGAAATTTTTTGTTATGCTCAAGGCAAATATAGTCCTTTGGGAAATTATTCCATCCAAGCGGAATCCTTTTGGGAAAAGAAAAAAGTCGATACAATCAAACTCTTACCTTATGTAAAAAAAATGTGCGGAGCTCCGTTTCAAAAAAAGACCGGAGAGATGGGAAAAGCAGGTATAAAGGATTATTTTATACCCGGAGATGGCCACCTAACAAAAATAGGAAACCGATGGGTTTCAGATGCGCTTAAGGAAGAATTAAAAAAAGGTATTCGTTAATGTTATTCAATTCCGCTCATTATTTTATTTTTGCACCGATCGTAATTTTATTCTATTTTGTTTTTCCGAAAAGATTTCAAACACTTTGGTTGTTTGTCGTAAGTTTGTATTTTTATGCGATATTCAGGGTTCCTTTTTTACTTCTACTGATCTTTTCCTTCGTAGTCACCAAATTGGCAGTAGATGCAATGGAACGGACTGACAAAAGAGGTTCTAAAATATTCTGGTTGAACGTATCCATCTGGAGTAATCTCGGTCTTCTGTTTGTTTTTAAATATTTAGATTTTTCCATTTCCGCCTGGAACAGTCTCTTTGGGCTAAAAGAATGCGATCCGGGTTTTGTTTCCTCTTTGGGAATCATTCTCCCTATGGGAATCAGCTTTTTTACTCTTCAAGCTGTATCTTATGCGGTGGATGTATTCAGAGGAGTAGTTCAGCCGGCGAAGTCCATCTTCCATTTCGGTTTGTTTATTTCTTTTTTCCCGCAATTGGTAGCAGGCCCGATTCTCAGAGCAACGGACGTATTGAGTCAGTTTTTGGAACCGAAAGAATTTCAAAAAGAAAACCTGGTCAAGGGACTCAAACAACTGTTTTGGGGTGTTTTCAAAAAAACATTTATTGCAGACCCAGTATCCTACGCCATCGATCCTGTTTTCGCAGACCCGAGTAGCTACAGCGGAGCAGCCATCTGGGTTTCCGGAATCCTGTTCGGAGTTCAAGTATATTGTGATTTTTCCGGTTACTCCGATATTGCGATCGGAACTGCCAGAATTTTAGGATTTCATATTCCCAAAAACTTCGACAGACCTTTTCTATCGGGAACACTCGGCGAACTTTGGCGAAGATGGCATATTTCCTTCTCCAGTTGGTTAAGAGAGTATGTTTATATTTTTCTGGGAGGAAGCAAACGCGGAGAAATTACAACTTATATCAATCTATTCATTACCACTTTCGTATCCGGAATTTGGC
The nucleotide sequence above comes from Leptospira kobayashii. Encoded proteins:
- a CDS encoding DUF6989 domain-containing protein → MKNRLPQEESLLVLYFIIYSIVAGSVLVFTDLSPGWKLFSLTIFFHISFLSLTKPLRWHIPFQIWKFLLPLSILMVLPDWFLSEVLGVLVFPEDGFPKIGTVAGYMAGLWVIPLFILVYTGIKLEEKSVSILGTCLWVAFLSLAIFGASEATMWILSSWYAQNVKMIGHVALYVLVPEMILGVVSYLAYQGFSGGPYIIQIGMAALIMIQYTGSLAISYLVIEKIF
- a CDS encoding LA_2490 family SGNH/GDSL-type esterase, whose protein sequence is MNSFFRRAAVFFLVSAASLLLVEFALRFFNPPALQYYRDVKLLHAYHPDYGVSLQPNESRFVRHYSGAWEGRFTTNSLGQRGKKEPDPNASKLLCLGDSMVMGFGVSDEDTFCSQLDELELSGEKYQALNIGVDAYGSLGAAKRLEDMTNQLTNVKEVLFFISPNDFTMPEVLRNQGILPDDETDALHENDLVWKRNFHIQFEATRISFFLQALKLGYEQTKVQIAISQTSARTEIQSLFTNPLQYIKESFSRTPKKPICDLTKSETENQICPEPSLASEFPCTDKPSPPESLPPLPNVTIAAYERMIALSKAKNFKLTPVFLPMQMEEIFCYAQGKYSPLGNYSIQAESFWEKKKVDTIKLLPYVKKMCGAPFQKKTGEMGKAGIKDYFIPGDGHLTKIGNRWVSDALKEELKKGIR
- a CDS encoding MBOAT family O-acyltransferase, with protein sequence MLFNSAHYFIFAPIVILFYFVFPKRFQTLWLFVVSLYFYAIFRVPFLLLLIFSFVVTKLAVDAMERTDKRGSKIFWLNVSIWSNLGLLFVFKYLDFSISAWNSLFGLKECDPGFVSSLGIILPMGISFFTLQAVSYAVDVFRGVVQPAKSIFHFGLFISFFPQLVAGPILRATDVLSQFLEPKEFQKENLVKGLKQLFWGVFKKTFIADPVSYAIDPVFADPSSYSGAAIWVSGILFGVQVYCDFSGYSDIAIGTARILGFHIPKNFDRPFLSGTLGELWRRWHISFSSWLREYVYIFLGGSKRGEITTYINLFITTFVSGIWHGADWTYIIWGAVHAAVMVVERFAFKFKAIKNAWDSVPRAIQPIYPFFVFIVTIFFFRARPTPAYPNAVDVSFLMLGRAFTLPEGLMLDLPISLILVIGFLFFVDIVQNNKEDYFDFITERPLFLYTICSVMYITAFLIYSVTVSSPFLYFQF